The region GGCGAACTGGGAGACACACGGAACTTCAACGGCCTATACAGTTCGCAGGGCTCATGGACACTGACCAGCAAGGGAGACTTCAAAGAAGGTGTGGTGGTGTTGAATGACGGCATCCTGACCAACAATGGGAAAATCCTGGGTCGCGCGATTGCGATCGGACAGCTCTTCAATAGAGGCGACATAAGTGGCCACGTGGACGTTGAAGAGAGCGGTACTTTCACAGGCTCTGGCACCGTCGGCAGCCTGGGAGTAAACGGTCTGCTCAACGTCGACAGAATGCACGGCGCCCCGAAGATCAAAGGTAACTTGAACCTAACCGAGACAGGCGTATTGGCCTACGAGGTCAACCCCGATGGTCGGGGAGAAACGATCAAGGTTGGAGGCACTGCCAGCCTGGGCGGTTCCACACTGAAAATCGTTGCTGTACCGGGTGAATACCCGCTGAGCAGCCAGTACACAATCATCGAAGCTAAAAAGGTCGAAGGCGAGTTCGGTAAGGTCCTCAACGACTTGGCTTTCATGACCCCGACCCTGCAATACAACCAAAAGAACGTCGGCCTGACCTATGCTCGTAACGAAGTGCCTATCGAGAGTCTCGCCACTTCCAACAACGGACTGGAGTTCGCCAAAAACATCACCGAGCCACAACACATCCCCGAAGCTCAAGTGCCTTCTGACAGCGTGAACACCGACGTCGCCGAAGTGACGCCAACCTTTAACACTGACGCTCCTGCGCCAGCTCCGGAACCAATCATCTTCGCGGATACTTCCGGTGCGGTGCCACAACCCTCAACCGTTGCCGACGCTTCTGGTACTGCGCAACAACCATCCGCAGTCACTGACACTTCCGGTACCGCGCAACAACCATCCGCAGTCACTGACACCTCCGGCGCAGTTCCAAAGCCGTCGACTACCGCAAACACTCCCGCCACCGCTCAAAAACCATCCACCCCGAATGCCGCCATCGCCGCCCTGCTCGCCTCCAACAAAGCCACCGCCGCACGGGCCATCGAACAACTGGCCGGCGGCAGCAATGCCAATCTGGCCAACGCCACTCTCAGCAGCGTCAGCCCGGTGAGCAACAGCATGCTGTCGGCCATGCGCCAATTGGACAGCAGCGACCTCAATGGTAAAAGCGGAGCGCCACGTCTGGCGGCGGGCAGCGAAGCCACTGGCAGGGTCTGGCTACAGGCGCTAGGCAACGGCGGCACACTCGATCGCGGCCAAGGCAGCAGTGCCCTGCAACACTCCACCAAAGGTATGGTGCTGGGCGCAGATTGGGCACTCGATGAGCAATGGCGTGTGGGCGTGATCGGCGGACAGTCGCAAACGCGAATGGACGGCAGCCAACTGGACGGCGACCTCGACAGTTGGCACCTGGGCGCTTACGCCTTGCGCCAAAGCGGTCCGCTGGCATTGCGCCTGGGCGCGACTCACAGCAGCCATGATGGCAGCACCAAACGCCGGATAGCGTTCAACGGTTTCAGTGATCGCCCAAAGGGCAGCTACGACGCCACCACTCAACAAGCCTTTGCGGAGCTCGGTTACAACCTCGCTAGCGGCGACTTCAGCGCCGAACCCTTTGCCAATCTTGGTTACCAGCGCTATCAGCGCGACAGCTATACCGAGAAGGGCGGCGACGCCGCACTGCAAGTCCACGGGCAAACGCAAAATAACTTCAGCAGCACTTTTGGCCTGCGCCTGGCGCAGCTCAATTCCCTGGATAACGGCATGCAACTGACGCCGCGATTCAGCGCCGGCTGGAAACACACCTACGGCGATGTCGACAGCAGGACTCATCAACGACTGGTCACCGGCGGCAGGACTTACACCGTCGAAGGTGCCGCGCTGGATCGTGACAGCCTGATGCTCGATGCGGGGCTGGATCTGGCGGTTTCGGCCCGGCATACGCTGGGTGTCGGTTACAACGCAGAAGTCGGTAATGACAGCCGCAGCCATGGCGTAATGGGCCAATGGCGGATGGCGTTCTAAAACAAAGAGCGTGAGCGATTGAGCGGACGCCTTCGCGGGCAAGCCTCGCTCCTACGGGTTTTGCGTCGATGCGCGACAATAAACCGTAGGAGCGAGGCTTGCCCGCGAAAGCGTCAGCCCAGACAGCACTCTTCTCCCGGATTCACAGGCAAAAAAAGGGGAGCACATGCCCCCCGAGGTTTAAAGCGGTGTATCGAGACTGTTATCTCAGCCTTCGATCTCAATCAGGATTTCGCCCGGGTTCACCCGGTCGCCCTTGGCCACGTGGATGGCGGTGACCTTGCCGGCGATGGCCGCCTGGACTTCGGCTGTTCCATCTTCATGGCTTCGGTGATCAGCACGGCTTGCCCGGCTTTCACGGTGTCGCCTTCCTTGACCAGCACATCGACGATGTTGCCCGGCATGGTGGTGCTGACGTGGCCCGGTGCCGTGGCTTGTTTGCGCTTGCTGCTGCCGCCGCTGACGAATTCGTTGAGCGGTTCGAACACCACTTCTTCCGGCATGCCGTCGATGGTCAGGTAGAAGTGACGCTTGCCTTCAGCCTTGACGCCGACACCGGTGATGTCGACGCGGTAGGTTTCGCCGTGGACATCGATGACGAACTCGGTCGGTACGCCTTCGCCGCCGGCCGAAGCCACGCTACCGGCTTCAGGAATCGGCAACAGCACTTCCGGTGTCAGGGTGCCGGCGTTGCGTTCTTCGAGGAACTTGCGACCGATGTCCGGGAACATGGCGTAGGTCAGCACGTCTTCTTCAGACTTGGCGACCGCACCGATTTCGGCACGCAGCTTGGTCATTTCCGGCTTGAGCAGGTCGGCTGGACGAACGTCGATCACCTCTTCGCTGCCGATGGCCTGGCGACGCAGTTTTTCGTTCACGATACCCGGCGCTTTGCCGTAACCACCTTGCAGATAAAGCTTCACTTCGTTGGTGATGGTTTTGTAGCGCTCGCCGGCCAGCACATTGAAGAACGCCTGGGTGCCGACGATCTGCGAGGTCGGCGTCACCAGCGGCGGGAAGCCGAGGTCTTCACGAACCCGCGGGATTTCGGCCAACACTTCGCTCATGCGGTTCAGTGCGCCCTGCTCTTTCAGCTGGTTGGCCAGGTTGGAAATCATCCCGCCCGGTACCTGGTTGACTTGCACACGGGTGTCGACGGCGGTGAATTCGCTTTCGAACTGGTGGTACTTCTTGCGCACGGCATAGAAGTACAGACCGATCTCTTGCAGCAGTTCCAGGTTCAGGCCGGTGTCGAACTCACTGCCTTTAAGGGCGGCGACCATCGATTCGGTGCCTGGGTGACTGGTGCCCCAAGCGAAGCTGGAGATCGCGGTGTCGATGTGATCGGCACCGTTTTCGATGGCCTTGAGTTGGCACATCGCGGCCAGGCCAGCAGTGTCGTGGGAGTGGATGAACACTGGCAGCGATTGCTCGCTTTTCAGTGCCTTGACCAGTTCGCCAGTGGCGTACGGGCGCAGCAGCCCGGCCATGTCCTTGATCGCCACCGAGTCGCAACCCATGGCTTCCATTTGCTTGGCTTGCGCCACGAACGCCCCAATGGTGTGCACCGGGCTGGTGGTGTAGGCGATAGTGCCCTGGGCATGTTTGCCGGCGGCTTTCACCGCTTCGATGGCCACGCGCAGGTTACGCACGTCGTTCATCGCGTCGAAGATGCGGAACACGTCGATGCCGTTGACCGCTGCTTTAGCGACAAAGGCTTTAACCACGTCGTCGCTGTAATGGCGGTAGCCCAGCAGGTTCTGGCCACGCAGGAGCATTTGCAGGCGTGTGTTAGGCAGCGCCGCGCGCAGTTGGCGCAAACGCTCCCACGGGTCTTCCTTCAGGAAGCGTACGCAGGCGTCGAAAGTCGCGCCGCCCCAGCATTCCAGCGACCAGTAGCCGACTTTGTCGAGCTTATCGCAGATCGGCAGCATGTCTTCGGTGCGCATGCGGGTGGCGAGCAGCGATTGGTGGGCGTCGCGCAGGATGGTGTCGGTAACGAAGATTTTCTTGGTCATTGGAATATTCCTCACAGGCCTGCGTGGGCGGCGATGGCGGCGGCGATGGCCAGGGCCAGCTCTTCGGGTTTGCGCTTGATCGAGTAGTTGGTCAGTTCAGGGTGGCTTTCAACGAAGCTGGTGTTGAACTGGCCGCTACGGAATTCCGGGTTACGCAGGATTTCCTGGTAGTACGCGGCGGTGGTCTTGACCCCTTGCAGACGCATGTCGTCGAGGGCACGCAAGCCACGGTCCATTGCCTCTTCCCAAGTCAGCGCCCACACCACCAGTTTCAGGCACATGGAGTCGTAGAACGGCGGGATGGTGTAGCCGGTGTAGATCGCCGTGTCGGTACGAACGCCAGGACCGCCGGGTGCGTAGTAACGGGTGATCTTGCCGAAGCTCGGCAGGAAGTTGTTTTTCGGGTCTTCGGCGTTGATCCGGAATTGCAGCGCGAAACCGCGATGCTGGATGTCTTCCTGTTTCACCGAAAGCGGCAGGCCGGACGCGATGCGGATCTGCTCACGCACAATGTCGATGCCGGTGATTTCTTCGGTGATGGTGTGTTCCACCTGCACCCGAGTGTTCATCTCCATGAAGTACACCTCGCCCTCGGCGAGCAGGAACTCCACGGTACCGGCGTTCTCGTAACCCACAGCCTTGGCCGCACGCACCGACAGGTCGCCGATGTAGGCGCGCTGTTCCGGGGTCAGTTGCGGGCTCGGGGCGATCTCGATCAGCTTCTGGTTGCGGCGCTGAATCGAGCAATCACGCTCGAACAGGTGCACGACGTTGCCAAAGCTGTCGCCGAGGATCTGCGCTTCGATGTGTTTCGGATTGACGATGCACTTTTCCAGGAACACTTCCGCCGAACCAAAGGCCTTGGTCGCTTCGGAAATGACCCGTGGGAATGCTTGTTCAAGATCTTCTCGGCTGTCGCAGCGACGGATACCCCGGCCGCCACCACCGGAGGTGGCCTTGAGCATGACCGGATAACCGATGCGGTCGCCTTCAACCAAGGCTTCGGCGATGTCCGCAACGTTGCCCTCGGTCCCGGGAGTGACCGGTACGCCCGCCTTGATCATGCTGCGACGGGCTTCAGTCTTGTCGCCCATGCGGCGGATCACTTCAGCCGATGGACCGATGAACTTGATGCCGCGCTCGGCGCAGATATCTGCCAGCTCAGCGTTTTCCGACAGGAATCCGTAGCCGGGATGCAATGCATCACAACCGGTTTCCACTGCCAGATTTACCAATTTGCGCGCATTCAGGTAACCCGCTAGTGGCTCGGCACCGATGCTGTGGGCCTCGTCCGCACGCTTCACATGCAAGGCATGGCGGTCGGCGTCGGAATAGATCGCGACCGAGCGAATGCCCATCTCGGCGCAAGCACGCACGATTCGTACGGCAATCTCACCACGGTTGGCGATCAGGATCTTTGTTATCACTTGGAGGTTCCCTTGAGCCGGTGGTACCCACGACCTGCTAGACCAGGTCGACGCGTGACTAAATGTTTCAATTTAGTCGCAGCCCCACACTAGCCCCCATGAGGGATTAACAAAAATGATTAATAATTGGGTCAGGCATAAGTAAAGACTTATAGTTGAATCACCAGCCTGCGGCGAGACTCCTTATAAAATGCGTAAGTCCTTGATGCGTATGACATTACGTCAATTGCAGATCTTCAATGAAGTCTGTGATTTGAGGTCCTACAGCCGCGCGGCTGACGAAATGTCCCTCACACAACCTGCCGTGAGCCTACAGATTCGTCAACTTGAGGAGCTGATTGGCCAACCTTTGTTCGATTACGTCGGCAAAAAACTCTACATGACCGAAGCCGCGGAAGCGCTTCAGCGTGCCAGCCGAGACATTTTCGGGCGCCTGGAAAACCTCGACATGCAGCTGTCGGACATGCAGGGCTCACTGCAAGGCCAACTGAAACTCGCGGTGGAATCCAGCGCCAAGTATTTCGTGCCGCACTTGTTTGCCGCGTTCAAGCGCCAGCACCCGGAAGTGAACCTGCAACTGACCGTGGTGAATCGCGGCCAGGTCATCCGGCGCCTCTCGGACAACCGTGATGATCTGGTGATCATGTCGATGGTGCCGCAGGACATGGGGCTGGAGTTCCTGCCGTTCCTTAACAATCCGATCGTCGCCGTGGCACCGCCGGAACATCCGCTGTGCCACATGGGGCCGCTGCGCTTGCAGGATCTTGAGCCTTACACGCTGCTGATGCGCGAACCAGGGTCCGGTACGCGGATGGCGTGCGAAGAGTATTTCAAAGAGAAGCGCGTGCACTTCACCCAGACCCAAGAGGTCGCGTCGGCTGAAGCCCAGCGTGAATGTGTGTTGGCGGGCCTGGGCGTCGCGCTGTTGACGCGCCACGCCCTGAACCTGGAGTTGGCGACCGGCGGACTCATTGAGCTGCCGGTCGAAGAACTGCCGCTGTATCGCAGCTGGTGCCTGGTGCAGGCCAAGGCTAAACGCCTGTCACCGGTGGCTCACGCGTTCCTTGCGTTTATCCGCAGCGAACGGGTGCAGATCAGCGCGCTGGTTGAGCGTTTCGACGGGAAGCTACGGGAGCTGCCTGCCAGTAGTTGAGTTCCAGTTCGTCAGGAAAATCGCCAATCTCGGCCAGAAGCTGACGGCGTTCGGAGCGATCTTCGATGGCGCGGCGGAATTCCATGCGGCGCTGGTCTTCTTGCTGACGACGGGTTTTCAGGGCGCTGTTGCGTTCTTCGTAGGGCTGGGCCATTTCGAGTCTCCCAAGGCGATTACGGGAGTTACACGATGAACGCTGGGGATGACGGTTTGGCGGCGGGCGGGTTACAGGGATGTGAATATTGCCGGGTTCTGCAGGCGGGGCAAAAGCAAAGATCGCAGCCTTCGGCAGCTCCTACAGGGGAATGTGAACACCCGTAGGAGCTGCCAAGGCTGCGATCTTTGGATCTTAGTCGTCCAGCGCTTTCACCGACTTGGGCGACAACCGCAAGCTACGAAGGCTGCGCTTGACGCTTTTCAGGTGATTAACCAGGCTCGGCCCGCGCGCCATAGCCACGCCCATCGCCAACACGTCGATCACCACCAGATGGGCGATGCGCGAGGTCAGCGGCGTGTAGATTTCGGTGTCTTCATGCACATCGATTGCCAGGTTGACGGTCGACAACTCGGCCAACGGCGTCTGGCTCGGGCACAAGGTGATCAACGAGGCGCCGCTTTCACGCACCAGGTTCGCAGTGATCAACAAATCCTTGGAACGCCCGGACTGGGAAATACAGATCGCCACGTCGGTCGGCTTCAACGTTACCGCCGACATCGCCTGCATGTGCGGGTCGGAATAGGCCGCTGCGGTCAGCAACAAACGGAAGAACTTGTGCTGGGCATCCGCCGCCACCGCACCCGACGCGCCAAAGCCATAGAACTCGACGCGCTGGGCCTGAGACATCAGCGACACCGCCCGCTGCAATTCGACCGGATCGAGCTTCTCGCGAACCTCCATCAACGTGTGCAGCGTGGTGTCGAAGATTTTCAGGCTGTAGTCAGCGACCGAATCGTCTTCATGAATTGCGAACTGCCCGAAGCTCGCACCGGCCGCCAGACTCTGGGCCAGCTTCAGCTTCAAGTCCTGGAAACCGGAACAACCAATGGCGCGGCAAAAGCGCACGATGGTCGGCTCGCTGATGCCCACACTGTGGGCCAGGTCGGCCATGGAACTGTGCATCACCGCCGCAGGATCAAGCAGCACGTGGTCGGCGACCTTGAGCTCCGACTTGCGTAACAGGTGGCGTGACTGGGCGATGTGTTGCAGCAGATTCAAAGGGGTCGACTCTTTGTTATTGGCAGGTGCCGGGGATGTAGCACGCTTGTAGTTATACTACATGAATCGGCTTTTTGCCCGTTCAATGCGTAACAACATCCCCCCATTTCAGGCACGCGCGCTTCATGTAGCACTCCCGGCCCGGATTCAGTGGGACACAGCACAAAAATTTACCCATGCACTACATATGTACCGCACCTGAATAAGCCGAGCTGCATAGATTGGGTCGTGCAGGACGCAATCAAACTTATTACAGGAGTTATCAACCATGACCATTCAAACAAGTGACTGGGTCGCGCAAATCGACCGGATGCCGGGCAATCCTTCCTTTCGCACCTATGGCACCGTGCGCGTCGCACATCCGGGCATCACGCCGACACTGCTGAAAAGCAAAAAACAAGACAAGTCCTCCGATCTGCGGCTGGAACTGAAGCTTGAGAATTCTGGCGGCATTTTCATTCAGGTCGAAACGGACAAACCGGTCACCTACACGGAGCCAGGTGCTTCGCAGGTCACCGGCGTAAGCATCTTCTTCGAAGGTAAATTGCTGCACCGCATTGATAACGTGCTGACTACAAACTAAGCGCGAAAGGTTTCGTTCACCGGCTGCGTATTCGCCCGCCAGACCAACAGCGTCTGGCGGGTCTTTTAGCGATTCATTCCGCAAGCTGCTCTCGAAGCAAACCTGCCAAGGCTGTGGCATCCACAGGCCGACTGATCAGATAACCCTGCACTTCATCACAACGCTCGGCGGTCAGAAAATCCAGCTGCTGCTGGTCTTCCACGCCCTCTGCGACAACCTTGAGCGACAACCCATGCGCCATCGCAATGATCGCCCGGGTAATCGCCGCATCCTCGCTGCCCTCCCCAAGCCCCGGATAAACGCCTGATCGATCTTCACGTAATCCACTGGAATACGCTTGAGGTAGCTCAGTGATGAATAGCCAGTACCAAAATCATCAATCGCCAGTTTCACACCCAGATCACGCAACTGCTGGAAGGTCGCGATGATGTGTTCGACGCTGTCCAGCAACTGGCTTTCGGTGAGTTCCAGTTCCAGGTGGTGCGGCGCCAGACCGGTTTCCTCCAGCACCTGGCGCACCAGACTGACCAGTTTTCCCTGACGCAATTGATGCACCGACAGGTTGACCGACACCCGGATTGGCTCAAGCCCCTGGCGCTGCCATTCGCAGGCTTGCCAGCACGCCTGACGCAGCACGAACTCGCCAATCGGGCCAATCAACCCGGTCTCCTCGGCCAAGCCAATGAAATCGTTTGGAGGCACCGAGCCCATTGTCGGGTGGTCCCAGCGCACCAACGCTTCGGCGGCGTTCAGCCGGCCGGTGGCGAGGCAGAGTTTCGGTTGGTAAAACACCTTCAACTGCTTTTCTTCGATGGCTTTGCGCAACTGGTTCTCGAGCTGCAAACGCTCAAGGGTGCTGGCTTGCAAGCTGTCGGTGTAGAACTGGAAGTTGTTACCGCCCAGGTGCTTGGCATGTTGCATGGCCATGTTCGACTGACTGACCAGCGCGGAAATTTCTCTCGCGTTGTCCGGCAACAGGCTGATGCCCATGGACGCACTGACCACCAGTTCATGGCCGTCGACCGTCAACGGCAAGCGCAGCTTGGTCGACAACCGGGTTGCCACCCGCGCCAGGCTCGACAAGTTGCCGTAGGCGTCGAACAACACCGCGAACTCGTCACCGGACAGCCGCGCAATGGTGTCCGCCTCAGGCAACGCATTCACCAGCCGCCGAGCCATTTTCTGCAATAGCTGGTCGGCGATCTCATGGCCAAGGCTGTCGTTGAGCGAGCTTGAAACGATCCAGATTGATGTGCAGCAACGCGAGGCTGCGCCGACCGCCCTGACGCACTCGCTGATGAGCCTCGCGCAGCCGTTCATGGAACAGCGAGCGGTTGGCCAGGCCCGTGAGTTCGTCGTAATGGGTCAGGTAGCGCATACGCTCTTCGGATTCGCGCCGGGCGGATAGATCGGCGAAGAAGCCTACAATATGACTAACCTTTCCCCGAGAATCGCGT is a window of Pseudomonas sp. 10S4 DNA encoding:
- a CDS encoding autotransporter outer membrane beta-barrel domain-containing protein, with translation MSDQHKLRPQHLALAIALALGCAEFSNAQELSVNTEPPALADAKELPRIESKRDPIAVLQTFTNAEDTVTKVVDSPQNVIKGTDANDLIILRKGGSFKGRADGGGGINVIRLDDSDGGELGDTRNFNGLYSSQGSWTLTSKGDFKEGVVVLNDGILTNNGKILGRAIAIGQLFNRGDISGHVDVEESGTFTGSGTVGSLGVNGLLNVDRMHGAPKIKGNLNLTETGVLAYEVNPDGRGETIKVGGTASLGGSTLKIVAVPGEYPLSSQYTIIEAKKVEGEFGKVLNDLAFMTPTLQYNQKNVGLTYARNEVPIESLATSNNGLEFAKNITEPQHIPEAQVPSDSVNTDVAEVTPTFNTDAPAPAPEPIIFADTSGAVPQPSTVADASGTAQQPSAVTDTSGTAQQPSAVTDTSGAVPKPSTTANTPATAQKPSTPNAAIAALLASNKATAARAIEQLAGGSNANLANATLSSVSPVSNSMLSAMRQLDSSDLNGKSGAPRLAAGSEATGRVWLQALGNGGTLDRGQGSSALQHSTKGMVLGADWALDEQWRVGVIGGQSQTRMDGSQLDGDLDSWHLGAYALRQSGPLALRLGATHSSHDGSTKRRIAFNGFSDRPKGSYDATTQQAFAELGYNLASGDFSAEPFANLGYQRYQRDSYTEKGGDAALQVHGQTQNNFSSTFGLRLAQLNSLDNGMQLTPRFSAGWKHTYGDVDSRTHQRLVTGGRTYTVEGAALDRDSLMLDAGLDLAVSARHTLGVGYNAEVGNDSRSHGVMGQWRMAF
- a CDS encoding acetyl-CoA carboxylase biotin carboxylase subunit — encoded protein: MITKILIANRGEIAVRIVRACAEMGIRSVAIYSDADRHALHVKRADEAHSIGAEPLAGYLNARKLVNLAVETGCDALHPGYGFLSENAELADICAERGIKFIGPSAEVIRRMGDKTEARRSMIKAGVPVTPGTEGNVADIAEALVEGDRIGYPVMLKATSGGGGRGIRRCDSREDLEQAFPRVISEATKAFGSAEVFLEKCIVNPKHIEAQILGDSFGNVVHLFERDCSIQRRNQKLIEIAPSPQLTPEQRAYIGDLSVRAAKAVGYENAGTVEFLLAEGEVYFMEMNTRVQVEHTITEEITGIDIVREQIRIASGLPLSVKQEDIQHRGFALQFRINAEDPKNNFLPSFGKITRYYAPGGPGVRTDTAIYTGYTIPPFYDSMCLKLVVWALTWEEAMDRGLRALDDMRLQGVKTTAAYYQEILRNPEFRSGQFNTSFVESHPELTNYSIKRKPEELALAIAAAIAAHAGL
- a CDS encoding LysR family transcriptional regulator is translated as MRKSLMRMTLRQLQIFNEVCDLRSYSRAADEMSLTQPAVSLQIRQLEELIGQPLFDYVGKKLYMTEAAEALQRASRDIFGRLENLDMQLSDMQGSLQGQLKLAVESSAKYFVPHLFAAFKRQHPEVNLQLTVVNRGQVIRRLSDNRDDLVIMSMVPQDMGLEFLPFLNNPIVAVAPPEHPLCHMGPLRLQDLEPYTLLMREPGSGTRMACEEYFKEKRVHFTQTQEVASAEAQRECVLAGLGVALLTRHALNLELATGGLIELPVEELPLYRSWCLVQAKAKRLSPVAHAFLAFIRSERVQISALVERFDGKLRELPASS
- a CDS encoding PA3496 family putative envelope integrity protein, whose protein sequence is MAQPYEERNSALKTRRQQEDQRRMEFRRAIEDRSERRQLLAEIGDFPDELELNYWQAAPVASRRNAQPAR
- the hexR gene encoding transcriptional regulator HexR — translated: MNLLQHIAQSRHLLRKSELKVADHVLLDPAAVMHSSMADLAHSVGISEPTIVRFCRAIGCSGFQDLKLKLAQSLAAGASFGQFAIHEDDSVADYSLKIFDTTLHTLMEVREKLDPVELQRAVSLMSQAQRVEFYGFGASGAVAADAQHKFFRLLLTAAAYSDPHMQAMSAVTLKPTDVAICISQSGRSKDLLITANLVRESGASLITLCPSQTPLAELSTVNLAIDVHEDTEIYTPLTSRIAHLVVIDVLAMGVAMARGPSLVNHLKSVKRSLRSLRLSPKSVKALDD